TCGGGGCGGGGGGCGATTTTGGTTCGACCTGGTTCTGGACCAAGATTCTGGGCACCGGGGTGGCGCGCGAGCTGTTCTTCCTTGGCGAAAAATTGTCGGCCGAGGAGGCGTTCGCCAAGGGCATTTATACGCGCTTGTTTGAAGAAGCGGACTTGCGCCCGGAAACGATGCAGGCCGCCCGCCGCCTCGCCGACGGGCCACGCATGGGCTATCGGTACATGAAGGCGAACCTCAACAATGCGGAAGATTGGGCCTTCGAAGCCGCGCTTGATGCCGAAGCATTGAACATGGGGCTTTCGACCGGCGCAACCGCGTTGATCTGGCGCGAAAAGAAAAAGCGGGAAGAACAGGGCGGTGGCTGAACCCGACCATATTCGCATCGAACGCCGCGAGCATGGAATCGCAGCCGTTGTGGTGGATCGCGCCGACATCGGCAATGCCTCCTCGCCCGAAATGCTGGGCGAAATTCGCGACGCTTTTACGGCGCTTTCGGCCGACCGGGAGGTTCGCGCGATCATCCTCGCGGCCGAGGGAAAGCATTTTTCGGTCGGGGCCGATTTTGCCTTTCTGGGGCGCCTGACCAGCATGGCAGCGACCGAGATCAAGGACACGGTTTACGCCAATTTCCAGGGCGCCGCGCGCGCCATCTATCGTTCGCCCAAACCGACGCTCGCCGTGGTTCAGGGCGCCGCCGTCACTGTGGGGTGCGAGCTTGCGCTCGCCTGCGATTTTCGGATCGCCGCCGACAATGCGATGTTCCAGGAAAGCTGGATCAAGCTGGGCATCATGCCCCCGCTTGGCGGAACTTTCCTGCTGCCCCGCATCGTCGGGCTGGGCCGCGCGATGGATATGTGCCTGCGCGGTCGGCAGGTGCGCGCCGAAGAGGCCTTGGCCATCGGACTGGTCGCCGAGGTGGTGGCAAGGGACGATCTGGGGGAACGCGGCATGGCGTTGGCGCGCGAACTGGCTGCCGCCGCTCCGCTGGGCTATGCGACGGTGAAGCAGTCGCTTCAACGCGCGCTCGAAAGCAGCATGGACGCGGAATGGCAGGCGAATCTGTCCAACCAGGCGTTGCTGCTTGGCAGCGAAGATCATCGCGAGGGGCTGGCGGCTGTAACCGAAAAGCGCGCGCCGCGTTTTCGCGGCGCATAGCGCCCGCGCTAGAGCGGCGTGCAACAGCATCGGCAAACCAGGGTGCGGGCAAGCCCGCCCGGTTTGACCCCCCCCTTCGGCCTCGGTGAAATAATGCGGTACGGCGTCGACAGCGCTGTGCATCGCTGCCCCTTACAAAGCGGGCGTTTTTTGACACAACATATTTGACGTAGTTATATAACTCAGGCATATCGCATTCGATAAGAGGGAGAGCGCGCGATGGATCTGAGCTATGGCGAAGCGGCCGAAGTCTTTCGCGGCGAGGTCCGTGCCTTTCTGGCGTCGCACTGGCCCCCTGCCAATGATCTGCGCGGTGATGATCTGAAGCAATTCGTCCGCGCATTCCGACGCCAGGCGACCGAACAAGGCTATTTGTACCGCGCCATTCCCAAGCGTTATGGCGGGTCGGAACAGCCCGTCGATGTGATCCGCGCGCAGGTGATCCGCGAGGAGTTTCAACGCGCCAGAGCACCGATGGAAGTGGGCGGCAACGGAATGAACATGACCGTTCCGACCTTGCTGGAGAAGGGCACCGAGGAACAGCGCGAGCTGTTCGTCCGCAAGACGCTGGAAGGCGATTATATCTGGGGGCAGGGATATTCCGAACCCGGTGCCGGGTCGGACCTTGCCAGCGTGCGGACCAGGGGCGAGCTGTCGGCGGACGGCAGCAAATGGATCATCAACGGACAGAAAATCTGGACCTCGCAGGGAATGCAGGCGACGCACATGTTCATGCTGGTGCGGACCGAACCGGACGCGCCCAAGCATGACGGCATCACTTATCTGCTCATCGACCTCGACCAGCCG
This DNA window, taken from Sphingopyxis alaskensis RB2256, encodes the following:
- a CDS encoding enoyl-CoA hydratase/isomerase family protein; the protein is MAEPDHIRIERREHGIAAVVVDRADIGNASSPEMLGEIRDAFTALSADREVRAIILAAEGKHFSVGADFAFLGRLTSMAATEIKDTVYANFQGAARAIYRSPKPTLAVVQGAAVTVGCELALACDFRIAADNAMFQESWIKLGIMPPLGGTFLLPRIVGLGRAMDMCLRGRQVRAEEALAIGLVAEVVARDDLGERGMALARELAAAAPLGYATVKQSLQRALESSMDAEWQANLSNQALLLGSEDHREGLAAVTEKRAPRFRGA